A genomic stretch from Canis lupus familiaris isolate Mischka breed German Shepherd chromosome 17, alternate assembly UU_Cfam_GSD_1.0, whole genome shotgun sequence includes:
- the DQX1 gene encoding ATP-dependent RNA helicase DQX1 isoform X1, giving the protein MASQLLGLAEESGPSPGESELAVNPFDGLPFSSRYYELLEQRRALPIWATRFIFLEQLESSPSGVVLVSGEPGSGKSTQIPQWCAEFALARGFKEGRVTVTQPYPLAALSLAVRVADEMDLTLGQEVGYSIPQEDCTGPDTLLRFCWDRLLLQEVASTRGTGAWGVLVLDEAQERSVASDLLQGLLRNAKLGNLPGDSRVVVVTDPALEPKLQAFWGNPTIVHVPRGPGACPTPVYRDIVPTDRVEAACQAVLELCAKEAPGDVLVYLPSEEEILQCCESLSREVEPLALRGPPPRVLPLHPGHGPAVQAAYEDIDLGARKVVVTHWLADFSFSLPSIRHVIDSGLELRSVYNPQIRAESQVLRPISRCQAEARRLRARGIPPGSCICLYPESFLELEAPLLPPPRVCEENLSPMVLLLKRRQIAEPGECHFLDRPAPEALMQALEDLDYLAALDDDGNLSDLGVILSEFPLPPELAKALLASCEFDCVDEMLTLAAMLTAAPGFTHPPLSAEEAALRRALEHADGDHSSLIQVYEAFIQSGADEAWCQARGLNWAALCQAQKLRGELLELMQQIELPLSQPAFGSEQNRRDLQKALVSGYFLKVARDTDGTGNYLLLTHKHVAQLSPYCCYRSRRSPARSPPWVLYHSFSISKDNCLSIVSEIQPQMLVELAPPYFLSNLPPSESRDLLNELREETTDSSIESESPSTQEFGDACVLQ; this is encoded by the exons ATGGCCTCTCAGCTTCTTGGGCTGGCAGAGGAGTCTGGCCCAAGCCCGGGGGAGTCTGAATTGGCTGTGAACCCCTTTGATGGGCTCCCCTTCTCTTCCCGCTACTACGAGCTGCTTGAACAGCGCCGAGCCTTACCCATCTGGGCTACTCGCTTTATCTTCTTGGAGCAATTGGAGAGTAGCCCCAGTGGAGTGGTGCTGGTGTCTGGAGAGCCTGGCTCTGGCAAGAGCACCCAG ATTCCTCAGTGGTGTGCAGAGTTTGCACTGGCCAGGGGGTTCAAGGAAGGCCGAGTAACTGTCACTCAGCCCTACCCTCTGGCAGCCCTGAGCCTGGCCGTGCGGGTTGCTGATGAGATGGACCTAACCCTGGGTCAAGAGGTTGGATATAGCATTCCCCAGGAGGACTGCACTGGGCCAGACACCCTGCTCAG GTTTTGCTGGGACAGGCTGCTTCTACAGGAGGTGGCCTCAACCCGGGGCACTGGAGCCTGGGGCGTGCTGGTGCTGGATGAGGCTCAAGAGCGGTCAGTGGCCTCAGATTTGCTCCAGGGGCTACTGCGAAATGCCAAGCTGGGAAATCTTCCAGGAGACTCCAGAGTGGTTGTGGTTACTGACCCTGCCCTTGAACCTAAGCTCCAAGCCTTCTGGGGCAATCCAACAATCGTGCATGTACCCAGAGGGCCTGGCGCATGTCCCACTCCTGTATACAGGGACATTGTCCCTACTGATCGAGTGGAAGCTGCCTGCCAAGCTGTGCTTGAATTGTGTGCGAAGGAGGCTCCAGGAGATGTGCTAGTATACCTGCCCAGTGAGGAG GAAATTTTGCAGTGCTGTGAATCCTTGTCCAGAGAGGTGGAGCCCTTGGCTCTCAGAGGGCCTCCACCACGAGTGCTGCCCCTTCACCCAGGACATGGTCCAGCTGTTCAGGCTGCATACGAGGACATAGACTTGGGTGCCCGAAAGGTCGTGGTCACTCACTGGCTGGCtgacttctccttctccctcccttctatcCGACATGTCATTGACTCAGGACTGGAGCTTCGaagt GTGTACAATCCTCAGATCCGAGCAGAATCCCAAGTGTTGAGACCAATCAGCAGGTGTCAGGCAGAGGCAAGAAGACTACGGGCAAGAGGAATCCCACCAG GGTCCTGCATCTGCCTATATCCTGAGTCCTTCCTAGAACTAGAGGCGCCCCTACTGCCCCCACCCAGGGTATGTGAAGAGAATCTGAGCCCCATGGTGTTACTTTTAAAGAGGAGACAGATTGCAGAGCCAGGGGAGTGTCACTTCTTGGACCGGCCTG CTCCAGAAGCACTGATGCAGGCCCTGGAAGACTTAGACTATCTGGCAGCTCTGGATGATGATGGGAACCTGTCAGACCTGGGAGTCATCCTATCAGAGTTCCCCCTGCCCCCTGAGTTGGCCAAagccctgctggcctcctgcGAATTTGACTGTGTGGATGAGATGCTCACCCTTGCCGCCATGCTCACTG CTGCTCCTGGATTTACCCATCCTCCACTCTCTGCAGAAGAAGCTGCCTTGCGTCGGGCCCTGGAACACGCGGATGGCGACCACAGTTCTCTGATCCAGGTGTATGAAGCCTTTATACAGA gTGGAGCAGACGAGGCTTGGTGCCAGGCTCGGGGGTTAAACTGGGCAGCACTGTGCCAAGCCCAGAAACTTCGAGGCGAACTCCTAGAACTCATGCAACAAATTGAGCTTCCCTTGTCCCAGCCAGCCTTTGGCTCTGAGCAGAATCGCAGAGACCTTCAGAAAGCACTGGTGTCAGGATACTTCCTTAAG GTGGCCCGAGACACAGATGGAACTGGAAATTACCTGCTCCTGACACATAAGCATGTAGCCCAGCTCTCCCCGTACTGCTGCTACCGAAGCCGCAGGTCTCCGGCCAGATCTCCGCCCTGGGTGCTTTACCACAGTTTCTCCATTTCCAAAGACAACTGCCTTTCCATTGTTTCTGAGATTCAACCACAGAT GCTGGTAGAGTTGGCCCCTCCCTACTTCCTGAGTAACTTGCCTCCCAGTGAGAGCAGAGACCTCTTGAATGAGCTGAGAGAAGAAACGACAGATTCTTCAATAGAGAGTGAATCACCCTCCACCCAAGAGTTTGGAGATGCCTGTGTCCTGCAGTGA
- the DQX1 gene encoding ATP-dependent RNA helicase DQX1 isoform X2, whose translation MASQLLGLAEESGPSPGESELAVNPFDGLPFSSRYYELLEQRRALPIWATRFIFLEQLESSPSGVVLVSGEPGSGKSTQIPQWCAEFALARGFKEGRVTVTQPYPLAALSLAVRVADEMDLTLGQEVGYSIPQEDCTGPDTLLRFCWDRLLLQEVASTRGTGAWGVLVLDEAQERSVASDLLQGLLRNAKLGNLPGDSRVVVVTDPALEPKLQAFWGNPTIVHVPRGPGACPTPVYRDIVPTDRVEAACQAVLELCAKEAPGDVLVYLPSEEEILQCCESLSREVEPLALRGPPPRVLPLHPGHGPAVQAAYEDIDLGARKVVVTHWLADFSFSLPSIRHVIDSGLELRSIRAESQVLRPISRCQAEARRLRARGIPPGSCICLYPESFLELEAPLLPPPRVCEENLSPMVLLLKRRQIAEPGECHFLDRPAPEALMQALEDLDYLAALDDDGNLSDLGVILSEFPLPPELAKALLASCEFDCVDEMLTLAAMLTAAPGFTHPPLSAEEAALRRALEHADGDHSSLIQVYEAFIQSGADEAWCQARGLNWAALCQAQKLRGELLELMQQIELPLSQPAFGSEQNRRDLQKALVSGYFLKVARDTDGTGNYLLLTHKHVAQLSPYCCYRSRRSPARSPPWVLYHSFSISKDNCLSIVSEIQPQMLVELAPPYFLSNLPPSESRDLLNELREETTDSSIESESPSTQEFGDACVLQ comes from the exons ATGGCCTCTCAGCTTCTTGGGCTGGCAGAGGAGTCTGGCCCAAGCCCGGGGGAGTCTGAATTGGCTGTGAACCCCTTTGATGGGCTCCCCTTCTCTTCCCGCTACTACGAGCTGCTTGAACAGCGCCGAGCCTTACCCATCTGGGCTACTCGCTTTATCTTCTTGGAGCAATTGGAGAGTAGCCCCAGTGGAGTGGTGCTGGTGTCTGGAGAGCCTGGCTCTGGCAAGAGCACCCAG ATTCCTCAGTGGTGTGCAGAGTTTGCACTGGCCAGGGGGTTCAAGGAAGGCCGAGTAACTGTCACTCAGCCCTACCCTCTGGCAGCCCTGAGCCTGGCCGTGCGGGTTGCTGATGAGATGGACCTAACCCTGGGTCAAGAGGTTGGATATAGCATTCCCCAGGAGGACTGCACTGGGCCAGACACCCTGCTCAG GTTTTGCTGGGACAGGCTGCTTCTACAGGAGGTGGCCTCAACCCGGGGCACTGGAGCCTGGGGCGTGCTGGTGCTGGATGAGGCTCAAGAGCGGTCAGTGGCCTCAGATTTGCTCCAGGGGCTACTGCGAAATGCCAAGCTGGGAAATCTTCCAGGAGACTCCAGAGTGGTTGTGGTTACTGACCCTGCCCTTGAACCTAAGCTCCAAGCCTTCTGGGGCAATCCAACAATCGTGCATGTACCCAGAGGGCCTGGCGCATGTCCCACTCCTGTATACAGGGACATTGTCCCTACTGATCGAGTGGAAGCTGCCTGCCAAGCTGTGCTTGAATTGTGTGCGAAGGAGGCTCCAGGAGATGTGCTAGTATACCTGCCCAGTGAGGAG GAAATTTTGCAGTGCTGTGAATCCTTGTCCAGAGAGGTGGAGCCCTTGGCTCTCAGAGGGCCTCCACCACGAGTGCTGCCCCTTCACCCAGGACATGGTCCAGCTGTTCAGGCTGCATACGAGGACATAGACTTGGGTGCCCGAAAGGTCGTGGTCACTCACTGGCTGGCtgacttctccttctccctcccttctatcCGACATGTCATTGACTCAGGACTGGAGCTTCGaagt ATCCGAGCAGAATCCCAAGTGTTGAGACCAATCAGCAGGTGTCAGGCAGAGGCAAGAAGACTACGGGCAAGAGGAATCCCACCAG GGTCCTGCATCTGCCTATATCCTGAGTCCTTCCTAGAACTAGAGGCGCCCCTACTGCCCCCACCCAGGGTATGTGAAGAGAATCTGAGCCCCATGGTGTTACTTTTAAAGAGGAGACAGATTGCAGAGCCAGGGGAGTGTCACTTCTTGGACCGGCCTG CTCCAGAAGCACTGATGCAGGCCCTGGAAGACTTAGACTATCTGGCAGCTCTGGATGATGATGGGAACCTGTCAGACCTGGGAGTCATCCTATCAGAGTTCCCCCTGCCCCCTGAGTTGGCCAAagccctgctggcctcctgcGAATTTGACTGTGTGGATGAGATGCTCACCCTTGCCGCCATGCTCACTG CTGCTCCTGGATTTACCCATCCTCCACTCTCTGCAGAAGAAGCTGCCTTGCGTCGGGCCCTGGAACACGCGGATGGCGACCACAGTTCTCTGATCCAGGTGTATGAAGCCTTTATACAGA gTGGAGCAGACGAGGCTTGGTGCCAGGCTCGGGGGTTAAACTGGGCAGCACTGTGCCAAGCCCAGAAACTTCGAGGCGAACTCCTAGAACTCATGCAACAAATTGAGCTTCCCTTGTCCCAGCCAGCCTTTGGCTCTGAGCAGAATCGCAGAGACCTTCAGAAAGCACTGGTGTCAGGATACTTCCTTAAG GTGGCCCGAGACACAGATGGAACTGGAAATTACCTGCTCCTGACACATAAGCATGTAGCCCAGCTCTCCCCGTACTGCTGCTACCGAAGCCGCAGGTCTCCGGCCAGATCTCCGCCCTGGGTGCTTTACCACAGTTTCTCCATTTCCAAAGACAACTGCCTTTCCATTGTTTCTGAGATTCAACCACAGAT GCTGGTAGAGTTGGCCCCTCCCTACTTCCTGAGTAACTTGCCTCCCAGTGAGAGCAGAGACCTCTTGAATGAGCTGAGAGAAGAAACGACAGATTCTTCAATAGAGAGTGAATCACCCTCCACCCAAGAGTTTGGAGATGCCTGTGTCCTGCAGTGA